A region from the uncultured Draconibacterium sp. genome encodes:
- a CDS encoding ATP-binding protein, producing MSLKIIFRGKVLFAIIIFTTVSCAGIIYTSVKSLQLDREHLSLLELSTNINLEISKSRIFLDDYLWFSDTLKRTAVIGCFTHANTSIQSLDSLLSEKYKDNSELQLRTSLKATALEVKQLHQQVLVFLQNNTKSIDVNLLNRYHDFHNAYQELRIKIDDYILRKNSRFKQRGYTLFILTFLLLLVCVVLIYRIINSYNTIEKQQALRALEVEYKERKRIAADLHDGLGSILSSIALFIKLIEKDCSKSAENKSLSQVKELSGIALENLEATINNLNPSILNKYGLVKSLEILCDKINDIGEVSCTVSSSIKQIKLNPNMELNMYRICNELINNTLKHAKATSLCIDIQQIKKTVIVVFQDNGKGFDPEIIHTTDEEKMGLRNIVNRIESFGGKYEINSGKGKGVEITLSFII from the coding sequence ATGAGTTTAAAAATAATTTTTAGAGGAAAGGTTTTATTCGCTATAATTATTTTTACTACGGTTTCTTGTGCCGGAATTATTTATACTTCAGTAAAAAGTCTGCAACTCGACCGCGAACACCTCTCCCTACTTGAATTATCTACAAATATAAATCTGGAAATATCGAAAAGTAGAATATTTTTAGATGATTATTTATGGTTTAGCGATACGCTGAAAAGAACAGCCGTAATTGGTTGTTTTACTCATGCCAACACTTCCATTCAATCACTTGATTCCCTCCTATCTGAAAAATATAAAGATAACAGCGAGTTACAACTCCGTACTTCGTTGAAGGCTACAGCCTTAGAGGTGAAACAATTACACCAGCAGGTTTTAGTCTTTCTTCAAAACAATACAAAAAGTATCGATGTAAATCTGTTAAATCGTTATCATGATTTTCACAACGCATACCAGGAACTACGTATAAAAATTGATGATTATATCTTACGTAAAAACAGTAGGTTTAAACAAAGGGGCTACACACTGTTTATTCTTACATTTTTACTGTTGCTGGTTTGTGTAGTTTTGATTTACCGAATAATTAATTCATACAATACAATTGAAAAACAACAGGCATTACGAGCACTTGAAGTTGAATATAAAGAACGAAAAAGAATTGCCGCAGATTTGCATGATGGATTGGGCTCCATATTATCAAGTATTGCCTTATTTATTAAATTAATTGAAAAAGATTGCAGCAAAAGCGCCGAGAACAAAAGTTTAAGTCAGGTAAAGGAATTGTCGGGCATTGCGTTAGAAAACCTGGAGGCTACCATAAATAACCTTAACCCATCTATTCTGAATAAATACGGACTTGTTAAATCATTGGAAATATTGTGTGACAAAATAAATGACATTGGAGAAGTTAGCTGCACGGTTAGTTCATCGATAAAACAAATTAAACTCAACCCGAACATGGAGTTGAACATGTACCGTATTTGCAACGAGTTAATAAATAATACGCTTAAACATGCCAAGGCAACAAGTTTATGCATCGACATTCAACAAATAAAGAAAACGGTAATTGTGGTATTTCAAGACAATGGAAAAGGTTTCGACCCCGAAATTATTCATACTACTGATGAAGAAAAAATGGGATTACGAAATATTGTGAACCGCATAGAATCGTTCGGTGGTAAATATGAAATTAACAGCGGCAAAGGAAAAGGTGTTGAAATTACGCTTAGTTTTATCATATAA
- a CDS encoding TetR/AcrR family transcriptional regulator: protein MKNTTKNQIINAAGVTFERYGFKKTTMDDIAYAAGKGKSSLYYYFKNKEDVFEAVVAYEAELLVNEINEAINSSASAIEKLRSYVNIRMKRFVKKGNLTTALNDNFLATFNFIEKIRNNYREFETKMISGIINEGIENQEFKPIDAEFTSEAILTCMIGFEVPLIMKAQTNDEIATKINDVIDMFLYGICV, encoded by the coding sequence ATGAAAAATACTACAAAGAATCAAATAATAAATGCAGCAGGTGTAACCTTTGAACGTTATGGTTTTAAAAAAACTACAATGGACGATATTGCCTATGCTGCCGGGAAAGGAAAGAGTTCGCTCTATTATTACTTTAAAAATAAGGAGGATGTATTTGAAGCGGTTGTTGCTTACGAAGCAGAATTATTGGTGAATGAAATTAATGAAGCCATAAATTCCTCTGCATCGGCCATTGAAAAATTAAGAAGCTATGTAAATATTAGGATGAAACGCTTTGTTAAAAAGGGCAATCTAACTACAGCGTTGAATGACAATTTTTTAGCCACCTTTAATTTTATTGAAAAAATACGCAATAACTACCGCGAATTTGAAACAAAAATGATATCCGGAATCATCAATGAAGGAATAGAAAACCAGGAATTTAAGCCTATTGATGCCGAGTTCACAAGTGAGGCCATTCTTACGTGTATGATTGGTTTTGAGGTTCCGTTGATAATGAAAGCACAAACAAACGATGAAATTGCAACAAAAATTAATGATGTAATCGACATGTTTCTGTATGGAATATGCGTGTAA
- the sfsA gene encoding DNA/RNA nuclease SfsA has translation MKFEKALVHGRLIKRYKRFLADVELDSGEIVVAHCTNSGSMKSCLENGAEVYLTPNDDPKRKTRFTWEMIKINGDWVGINTGIPNKLAFEAVENKLIPELSSYTYVKREVKFGDSRFDVYAQNASEKCFIEVKNVTMKEGDFALFPDAVTTRGQKHLKTLMTVKQQGLRAVMLYVVQRSDVSKFGPATEIDPNYATLLKIAREACVEILPYQATVTPYEITLTKKLPFVL, from the coding sequence TTGAAATTTGAAAAGGCACTGGTACATGGCAGGCTAATTAAACGTTATAAACGTTTTTTAGCCGATGTGGAGCTCGATTCCGGAGAGATTGTCGTAGCCCACTGCACCAACTCCGGATCAATGAAAAGTTGCCTGGAAAATGGGGCGGAGGTGTACCTCACGCCAAACGACGACCCCAAACGTAAAACCCGTTTTACCTGGGAAATGATTAAAATTAACGGAGATTGGGTTGGAATTAATACCGGAATTCCGAACAAGCTGGCTTTTGAAGCTGTTGAAAACAAGTTAATTCCGGAGCTTAGTAGCTACACATACGTAAAACGAGAGGTGAAATTTGGCGACTCACGTTTTGATGTGTATGCCCAAAACGCATCTGAAAAATGTTTTATAGAAGTAAAAAATGTGACGATGAAAGAGGGCGATTTTGCTCTTTTTCCGGATGCTGTTACAACACGCGGGCAAAAACACCTGAAAACTTTAATGACCGTTAAACAGCAAGGATTACGAGCCGTAATGTTATATGTTGTTCAACGGAGCGATGTTTCAAAATTTGGTCCGGCAACTGAAATCGACCCCAATTATGCCACTTTGTTAAAAATTGCCCGGGAAGCTTGTGTGGAGATTTTACCCTATCAGGCAACGGTAACACCCTACGAAATAACGCTGACTAAGAAATTGCCTTTTGTTCTGTAA
- a CDS encoding porin family protein: MKQKSKFTMKLFSIVLMVGILTLGGVNKAKAQLSYGLKVNAGIACQSDLLKIADNCDIRFSPSVGLLTKYQFAEGFALKSGIDYQQKGRNFTENNQDVSNKLHYLTVPLKAEFSAGEKAGFKKGQRVFFAVGPYLSYLLDAKAEINSVSSDLDTKNFDAGLGFEMGMEFPVFNQKALQLGLNYDMGFVEVYNSTPDLHNKMTSISLGLLF, encoded by the coding sequence ATGAAACAGAAATCAAAGTTTACAATGAAACTTTTTTCAATCGTACTTATGGTTGGAATATTAACCCTTGGGGGAGTAAACAAAGCTAAAGCCCAGTTGAGTTATGGTTTAAAGGTTAATGCAGGAATTGCATGTCAGTCGGACTTATTAAAAATTGCAGACAATTGCGATATACGCTTCAGTCCGTCTGTTGGCTTATTAACCAAATACCAGTTTGCAGAAGGATTCGCATTAAAATCGGGTATTGATTACCAACAAAAAGGCCGGAACTTTACCGAGAACAACCAGGATGTAAGCAACAAACTACACTACCTTACTGTACCTCTAAAAGCTGAATTTTCAGCTGGCGAAAAAGCAGGTTTCAAAAAAGGACAACGTGTATTTTTTGCAGTAGGACCTTACCTGAGTTATTTATTAGATGCCAAAGCAGAAATAAACAGTGTAAGTTCTGATTTGGATACTAAAAATTTTGATGCAGGGCTGGGGTTTGAAATGGGTATGGAATTTCCTGTTTTTAACCAAAAAGCCTTACAGCTTGGCCTAAACTACGATATGGGTTTTGTTGAGGTATACAACTCAACACCTGATTTACACAACAAAATGACCTCGATTAGCCTGGGCTTACTTTTTTAA
- the tsaA gene encoding tRNA (N6-threonylcarbamoyladenosine(37)-N6)-methyltransferase TrmO, whose translation MKELEKVELSRIGTISTPHKTIANIPIQSVGAKEYTGVIELEPQLAEALEGLEGFSNLILLYHLHRVDGYKLKVKPFMDDKEHGVFATRSPKRPSPIGMSTVDLMKIEGNKIWFKGADMLDGTPLIDVKPFFRQVDNRPDAVSGWLDSKNDDLPSIQRSDDRFA comes from the coding sequence ATGAAAGAATTAGAAAAAGTAGAACTGAGTAGAATCGGAACAATTTCAACACCTCATAAAACTATTGCCAATATTCCAATTCAGTCGGTTGGAGCAAAAGAGTACACTGGCGTAATCGAGCTGGAACCGCAATTAGCAGAGGCTTTGGAAGGTCTCGAAGGTTTTTCAAATTTGATTTTGCTTTACCACCTTCACCGGGTTGATGGCTATAAACTAAAAGTAAAACCTTTTATGGACGACAAGGAGCACGGAGTTTTTGCTACACGATCGCCCAAACGCCCGTCGCCAATTGGCATGTCAACAGTTGATTTGATGAAAATTGAAGGTAATAAAATCTGGTTCAAAGGTGCCGATATGTTGGATGGGACACCATTGATTGATGTCAAACCCTTTTTCCGGCAAGTGGATAACCGCCCTGATGCAGTAAGTGGCTGGTTAGACTCAAAAAATGATGATTTGCCGAGTATTCAACGTTCCGACGACCGGTTTGCTTAA
- a CDS encoding universal stress protein: METKEYSILALIAPNSEGQTVLKEALYLQSTLHVKLVILNVIKEAGFFERNFQAQAQEETLKNAREELSGFVRKNLGGEIPDNIIISVRAGNPVEVLLEKSKTDGLEFLLIDKSKSNYQGALNKEQINELISRSKCPVLAVNKDFGVPKIKNIAIPIDITQSTKKRLLWATFLAKKHQAKVTILSALKANISETKSLALKNARKIQSILWDQNIECDIKILKMQNQESHELILKYIHEEKPELVIIRTHQESIFANTSIGRFVSKIVHGSNFPVFTVNYTANPADSFFL, encoded by the coding sequence ATGGAAACAAAGGAATATAGTATTTTAGCACTCATTGCTCCCAATAGCGAAGGCCAAACTGTTCTGAAAGAAGCATTGTATTTGCAAAGCACACTGCATGTAAAGCTGGTGATTTTAAATGTAATTAAAGAAGCTGGCTTTTTTGAACGAAATTTTCAGGCGCAGGCTCAGGAGGAAACATTAAAAAATGCAAGAGAGGAGTTAAGTGGTTTTGTAAGGAAGAATTTGGGTGGAGAAATCCCCGACAATATTATTATTTCCGTAAGGGCCGGCAATCCGGTTGAGGTTTTACTGGAAAAATCCAAAACAGACGGACTTGAATTTCTTCTTATTGATAAAAGTAAAAGCAATTACCAAGGGGCACTGAATAAGGAGCAAATAAACGAACTAATAAGCCGTTCAAAATGCCCGGTACTCGCTGTTAATAAAGACTTTGGTGTTCCCAAAATTAAAAACATCGCAATTCCAATAGACATTACTCAATCGACTAAAAAACGGCTTTTGTGGGCCACGTTCTTAGCTAAAAAACACCAGGCAAAAGTTACTATTTTGTCGGCACTAAAGGCAAACATCAGCGAGACCAAGAGTCTTGCACTAAAAAATGCCCGCAAAATACAGAGCATCCTTTGGGATCAAAATATCGAATGCGACATTAAAATTTTAAAAATGCAGAATCAAGAGTCGCACGAGCTTATTCTAAAATATATTCACGAAGAAAAACCGGAATTAGTAATAATTCGAACGCATCAGGAATCAATATTTGCCAACACCAGTATCGGACGATTTGTCTCAAAAATCGTTCACGGAAGCAATTTTCCGGTATTCACGGTAAACTATACTGCTAATCCCGCAGATTCATTCTTTTTATAA
- a CDS encoding V-type ATP synthase subunit A produces the protein MNNNNTRTGKLISIQDSLVKVRFYDNVIMGETANVIVDDKSLQAEVLQIDPDPKNADAGIAEMQVFEDLTGAKIGDPVEFTGKPLSVLLGPGLLTSIWDGLQNPLYKLGEQDAYLVPGMKAPALDKDKLWEFTPSVTAGDWVKGGDAIGTVPEGRLKHSILVPFNFGKCKVESIIEKKEVNIVQTVAVITDKQNVKHELQLAFRWAVKSPIPFKERAIPSKTISTGVRVIDLLAPVSYGGTVGNPGPFGAGKTVLQHSLCKYALADIIIMAACGERAGEAVEVFKDFAELEDPSTGDSLMNRMCIFGNTSSMPVAAREASVFIALTVGEYYRYQGYSVVLLADSTSRWAQALRERSGRQGDIPGPEAFPMDIPDQIKGMYQRAGADQGTGGSLTFIGTVSPAGGNFQEPVTQATMDATGGFWGLSQDRADAKKYPAIDPLAYTSSVYDSFISWTDRNKMLQTLNETNGIDQTISTIGLKKVPVEKYILYQKGLTIDFCVMQQNAFHKLDACTRPERLIVINDAVQKLIDSSINFAQEDKEDEEIKEIVKAKFDELRQWWRDWNSTAQSVDEMAELPQKVEQFILQEENEL, from the coding sequence ATGAATAATAATAACACTAGGACAGGCAAACTCATATCCATTCAGGACTCGTTGGTAAAAGTTAGGTTTTACGACAATGTAATTATGGGTGAAACGGCCAATGTAATTGTAGATGATAAATCATTACAAGCCGAAGTATTACAAATTGATCCCGACCCAAAAAATGCGGATGCAGGGATTGCTGAAATGCAGGTTTTTGAAGATTTAACCGGAGCAAAAATTGGCGACCCGGTTGAGTTTACGGGAAAGCCGCTTTCAGTGCTATTGGGTCCCGGACTATTAACCAGTATTTGGGATGGACTTCAAAACCCCTTGTACAAATTAGGTGAACAAGATGCCTATTTGGTGCCCGGGATGAAGGCTCCGGCGCTTGACAAAGATAAGCTTTGGGAGTTTACACCTTCGGTAACTGCCGGCGACTGGGTAAAAGGTGGCGATGCTATTGGAACCGTACCTGAAGGCCGCTTAAAACATAGTATTTTGGTGCCTTTTAACTTTGGCAAATGCAAAGTTGAAAGCATTATTGAAAAAAAGGAAGTTAATATTGTTCAAACGGTTGCTGTAATTACAGATAAGCAAAACGTAAAACACGAGTTGCAGCTTGCGTTCCGATGGGCAGTAAAATCCCCTATCCCATTTAAAGAACGGGCTATTCCAAGTAAAACTATTTCTACCGGAGTGCGGGTAATTGACTTGCTGGCACCGGTTAGCTACGGCGGAACAGTTGGTAACCCGGGGCCTTTTGGAGCGGGCAAAACCGTGCTTCAGCACTCTTTGTGTAAATATGCCTTAGCCGATATTATTATTATGGCTGCTTGTGGAGAACGCGCCGGTGAAGCAGTTGAAGTTTTTAAAGATTTTGCCGAACTGGAAGATCCTTCAACAGGAGACTCGTTGATGAACCGGATGTGTATTTTCGGAAACACCAGTTCGATGCCTGTTGCAGCTCGCGAGGCGAGTGTATTTATTGCACTTACAGTTGGCGAATATTATCGATATCAAGGTTACAGCGTTGTTCTGCTGGCCGATTCAACTTCGCGCTGGGCACAAGCTCTTCGCGAGCGTAGCGGCCGCCAGGGTGATATTCCCGGACCAGAGGCTTTTCCGATGGACATTCCCGATCAAATTAAAGGGATGTACCAACGAGCAGGTGCCGATCAGGGCACAGGCGGATCTTTAACTTTTATCGGAACAGTATCTCCGGCAGGTGGAAATTTCCAGGAACCGGTTACCCAGGCAACCATGGATGCCACCGGTGGATTCTGGGGATTGTCGCAAGATAGAGCCGATGCAAAAAAATATCCGGCCATAGATCCTTTGGCCTACACATCATCGGTTTACGATAGTTTTATTTCGTGGACTGATCGGAATAAAATGTTGCAAACGCTGAACGAAACAAATGGTATCGATCAAACAATAAGTACAATTGGATTAAAAAAGGTTCCGGTAGAAAAATACATCTTATACCAAAAAGGACTAACAATCGATTTTTGTGTGATGCAGCAAAATGCATTTCATAAATTAGATGCCTGTACCCGTCCCGAACGTCTTATTGTTATTAATGATGCGGTTCAGAAACTTATTGATAGTTCGATTAATTTTGCTCAGGAAGATAAGGAAGATGAAGAAATTAAAGAGATTGTTAAAGCAAAATTTGATGAGCTACGCCAGTGGTGGAGAGACTGGAATAGCACAGCACAAAGTGTAGATGAAATGGCTGAGCTTCCTCAAAAAGTTGAACAATTTATTTTACAAGAAGAGAACGAACTATGA
- a CDS encoding DUF2490 domain-containing protein, whose protein sequence is MFKPLLFLFLLIIPIFSMAQERQVILWNKNQVAIELGKGVSISIAEKIHYSPERSSLDSKYAELFLGHELKQWLEYGAGFRFTSANLQNGSWLQENRPMIFITLNKDLNKFELDFSNRMEYRTYKELENHFRHRQAFQLKFPELTTWGMQFFLMEETFYKLNGQRTHLARLYSGLTALDTDHVAIKVYYAFQKQKILNSWFTVDVMGLNLSFDI, encoded by the coding sequence ATGTTTAAACCTTTACTTTTTCTCTTTCTATTGATTATACCCATTTTTAGTATGGCTCAGGAGCGCCAGGTAATTTTATGGAATAAAAACCAGGTTGCCATTGAACTGGGAAAAGGTGTCAGTATATCCATTGCAGAGAAAATTCATTATTCGCCAGAGCGGTCGTCGCTCGATTCAAAATATGCGGAACTATTTTTGGGTCACGAGCTAAAACAATGGTTAGAATATGGTGCAGGTTTTCGATTTACTTCAGCAAATCTTCAGAATGGTTCGTGGCTACAAGAAAATCGGCCAATGATTTTTATCACCTTGAATAAAGACTTGAATAAATTTGAACTTGATTTTTCTAACCGCATGGAATACCGAACTTATAAAGAGCTTGAAAATCATTTTAGGCACAGACAGGCGTTTCAACTAAAATTTCCGGAGCTCACTACCTGGGGAATGCAATTTTTTTTAATGGAGGAAACATTTTATAAGCTAAATGGTCAGCGAACTCACCTGGCAAGGTTATACTCCGGGTTAACAGCCCTTGATACAGATCATGTTGCCATAAAAGTTTATTACGCTTTTCAGAAACAAAAAATTCTAAATAGCTGGTTTACTGTTGATGTAATGGGCTTAAATTTAAGTTTTGATATTTAA
- a CDS encoding response regulator transcription factor → MEKTSIVIVDDHKIFRDGLKMLLDNFDFVSVIGQASNGKEFIELIGRVVPDIVLMDINMPQMNGIEATKLALQKIPELKIIALTSFADDDYIEQMISAGVEGYMLKRSDIEDFEKAITKVAGGGSYFSSEIIKVISRNLYKDKERKSGEKLLASFTSREKEILNLICEGLNNEQIAKLIHLSPKTVEKHKSNLFQKTQTFNTVNLVIFAFKNQLISL, encoded by the coding sequence ATGGAAAAAACCAGTATTGTTATTGTTGACGACCACAAGATTTTCAGAGATGGTTTAAAAATGCTTTTAGATAATTTCGATTTTGTATCTGTTATCGGACAGGCATCAAACGGAAAAGAATTTATTGAACTTATTGGCAGAGTTGTTCCCGACATTGTTTTAATGGATATTAACATGCCTCAAATGAATGGTATTGAGGCAACTAAACTGGCGTTGCAAAAGATTCCTGAGCTAAAAATAATAGCCTTAACATCGTTTGCCGATGATGATTATATTGAACAGATGATATCTGCAGGAGTTGAAGGTTACATGCTTAAACGCTCTGATATTGAGGATTTTGAAAAAGCAATAACAAAAGTAGCTGGCGGAGGGAGTTACTTTTCGTCTGAAATTATAAAAGTTATATCCCGTAACCTTTACAAGGATAAAGAACGTAAATCAGGAGAAAAATTATTGGCCAGTTTTACTTCGCGCGAAAAAGAAATTTTAAATTTAATATGTGAAGGACTTAATAACGAACAAATTGCCAAATTAATTCACTTGAGCCCCAAAACAGTAGAAAAACACAAGAGTAACTTATTTCAGAAAACCCAAACTTTTAATACGGTAAATCTGGTAATATTTGCATTCAAAAATCAACTTATCTCGCTGTAG
- a CDS encoding DUF2764 family protein yields the protein MVYLMTSLPSLSLGQVPPITIDEFYNDAKKQLSAKHFQVLQSVDMQKMNANIGIKSIASFINDVKEDLSEVRQAKAQNRAAKTNRLPQKLIAGNPLERERNILQWQWEELGDMEVGKTFTLTEVLVYKLKLQLVTRLHSFNKANGAKVLAKVVNPGNNKENK from the coding sequence ATGGTTTATTTAATGACCAGTTTGCCATCGTTATCCTTAGGACAGGTGCCACCTATTACCATTGACGAATTTTACAACGATGCAAAAAAACAATTGTCTGCAAAACACTTTCAGGTTTTACAGTCGGTTGATATGCAAAAAATGAATGCCAATATTGGCATAAAAAGCATTGCTTCGTTTATAAACGATGTTAAGGAGGATCTCTCTGAAGTAAGACAAGCCAAAGCACAAAACCGTGCAGCAAAAACCAATCGTTTGCCACAAAAATTAATCGCAGGAAATCCGCTTGAACGCGAAAGAAACATCTTGCAATGGCAATGGGAAGAACTGGGAGATATGGAAGTTGGGAAAACATTTACCTTAACCGAAGTATTGGTTTATAAGCTTAAATTGCAGCTGGTAACGCGCTTACATTCGTTTAATAAAGCCAATGGGGCAAAAGTGTTGGCAAAGGTGGTAAATCCCGGAAATAACAAGGAGAACAAGTAA
- a CDS encoding V-type ATP synthase subunit D — protein sequence MAGLKIKYTKTERARQKKILKVSERMLPLFEAMEKSLMATINTIAERIDEIREQIENNRKAAEPWTEVMSDSWVNIDEYISVNKIITKAVDVAGVRVQQFVKVDFNVMPMNAETPLWVDDAIELMQEQLQLLAEIECLKEQINLLEDELLDVRARVKLFENRRIPNAKTAIRKIGQKLQDDERLTIATAKVVKTSKQKEGIL from the coding sequence ATGGCAGGACTGAAAATAAAATATACAAAAACAGAACGTGCCCGACAGAAAAAAATTCTGAAGGTATCGGAAAGAATGCTGCCCTTGTTTGAAGCAATGGAAAAATCCTTAATGGCAACAATAAATACCATTGCCGAGCGCATTGACGAAATTCGTGAGCAAATTGAAAATAACAGAAAAGCAGCAGAACCATGGACCGAAGTAATGAGCGATTCGTGGGTAAATATTGATGAATATATTTCAGTTAATAAAATTATTACCAAAGCTGTTGATGTAGCTGGTGTTCGTGTTCAGCAATTTGTTAAAGTTGATTTTAATGTAATGCCTATGAATGCCGAAACTCCCCTGTGGGTGGACGACGCCATAGAGCTTATGCAGGAACAATTGCAATTACTTGCCGAAATTGAATGCCTGAAAGAACAGATTAACCTGTTGGAAGATGAGTTGCTGGATGTGCGTGCCAGGGTTAAACTATTTGAAAACCGAAGAATACCTAATGCAAAAACGGCTATTCGGAAAATTGGACAAAAACTGCAAGATGATGAACGACTGACAATTGCCACAGCAAAAGTGGTAAAAACCAGCAAACAAAAGGAGGGCATTCTATGA
- a CDS encoding V-type ATP synthase subunit B, translating into MIRKEINRISEVGKALISVEGNPGVALNHVVELLEAGTNQSLSFAKAINITEDSTRFQVFNGTQGLSTQTKIRMHEVPLAAGFSYNMLGRSFDGVGDVADGGPDIIFEKQISTRLDTLNPTVRLVPKQPLWTGIPMIDVFNTLVKSQKIPIFAGPTEPYNRLLSQIAQGAQADVIIFAGIGLKFDEYHYFKEQLSQSGNIDKTIMFTHLAGDSQIKGLMLPDVALSVSREFADQGKDVLVLLTDMTNWSNILRNVANYQDQIPSLQGYPGSLYSELAKRYEVAADIEGAGSITIIGATTLESLEDPVPDNTGYITEGQFFLENGKLKLARSLSRLKQQVNGDTRDDHRPIMTAMASLLADAEKAYEAAEVGAANDAFSQKLLRYREDFISNLEEPFGESIELEAALDKCWEILKRHFEPTETGLSKKLIEQYWN; encoded by the coding sequence ATGATACGAAAAGAAATTAATAGAATAAGTGAAGTTGGTAAAGCACTGATTTCTGTTGAAGGAAATCCGGGTGTTGCACTAAATCATGTGGTTGAACTGTTGGAGGCAGGAACAAACCAGAGCCTTTCGTTTGCCAAAGCCATTAATATTACCGAAGACTCAACACGTTTCCAGGTATTTAACGGAACCCAGGGATTAAGTACACAAACTAAAATTCGCATGCACGAGGTTCCCCTTGCTGCAGGTTTTTCGTATAACATGCTCGGCCGTAGTTTTGATGGTGTTGGTGATGTGGCTGATGGTGGCCCCGATATTATCTTCGAAAAGCAAATATCTACTCGATTAGATACATTAAATCCAACCGTACGCCTGGTTCCCAAACAACCGCTTTGGACAGGTATTCCAATGATTGATGTTTTTAATACACTGGTAAAATCGCAAAAAATCCCAATTTTTGCAGGCCCTACCGAGCCCTACAATCGTTTGCTTTCGCAAATTGCACAGGGCGCACAGGCCGATGTAATTATTTTTGCCGGTATCGGCTTAAAATTCGATGAATACCATTATTTCAAAGAGCAGCTTTCGCAATCCGGAAATATTGACAAAACGATTATGTTTACACACCTTGCCGGCGACTCGCAAATTAAAGGTTTAATGCTGCCCGACGTAGCTTTAAGTGTTTCGCGCGAATTTGCCGATCAGGGGAAAGATGTATTGGTGCTGCTTACCGATATGACCAACTGGTCGAATATTTTACGTAACGTAGCCAATTACCAGGATCAGATTCCATCATTACAGGGTTACCCGGGATCCTTGTATTCAGAATTGGCAAAACGCTACGAAGTAGCTGCAGATATTGAAGGTGCCGGTTCGATAACAATTATTGGAGCCACAACATTAGAATCGCTTGAAGACCCCGTTCCGGATAATACCGGTTACATTACCGAAGGACAGTTTTTCCTTGAAAACGGAAAACTGAAACTGGCACGATCGCTTTCACGTTTAAAACAACAGGTAAATGGCGATACACGTGACGATCACCGGCCGATAATGACAGCAATGGCCTCGTTACTTGCCGATGCTGAAAAAGCATACGAAGCAGCTGAAGTTGGTGCCGCAAACGACGCATTCTCGCAAAAACTGTTGCGTTATCGCGAAGATTTTATTAGTAATTTGGAAGAACCGTTTGGTGAATCAATAGAACTGGAAGCCGCATTGGATAAATGCTGGGAAATTTTAAAACGTCATTTTGAACCAACCGAAACAGGTTTGAGTAAAAAACTGATCGAACAATACTGGAATTAA